One segment of Enterobacter ludwigii DNA contains the following:
- the nuoN gene encoding NADH-quinone oxidoreductase subunit NuoN codes for MTITPQQLIALLPLLIVGLTVVVVMLSIAWRRNHFLNATLSVIGLNAALVSLWFVGQGGAMDVTPLMRVDGYAMLYSGLVLLASLATCTFAYPWLEGYNDNKEEFYLLVLIAALGGILLANANHLAALFLGIELISLPLFGLIGYAFRQKRSLEASIKYTILSAAASSFLLFGIALLYAQSGNLSFMALGKSLGDGMLHEPLLLAGLGMMIVGLGFKLSLVPFHLWTPDVYQGAPAPVSTFLATASKIAIFGVVMRLFLYAPVGDSEAVRVVLGIIAFASIIFGNLMALSQTNIKRLLGYSSISHLGYLMVALIALQSGEMSMETVGVYLAGYLFSSLGAFGVVSLMSSPYRGPDADSLFSYRGLFWHRPILSAVMTVMMLSLAGIPMTLGFIGKFYVLAVGVQAHLWWLTAGVVIGSAIGLYYYLRVAVSLYLSAPQQLNRDAPRNWQYSAGGIVVLISALLVLIFGIYPQPLITIVQHAMPLM; via the coding sequence ATGACAATAACTCCACAACAACTGATCGCGCTGCTACCGCTGCTGATCGTCGGATTGACGGTGGTGGTTGTGATGCTCTCCATTGCGTGGCGACGCAATCACTTCCTGAATGCCACGCTGTCGGTCATCGGTCTGAACGCCGCATTGGTCTCTCTCTGGTTTGTTGGCCAGGGCGGGGCGATGGACGTCACTCCACTGATGCGCGTTGACGGCTATGCCATGCTGTACTCGGGTCTGGTTCTGCTGGCGAGCCTGGCAACCTGTACGTTTGCGTACCCATGGCTGGAAGGCTACAACGACAACAAAGAAGAGTTTTACCTGCTGGTACTGATTGCCGCGCTGGGCGGTATTCTGCTGGCGAATGCGAACCATCTGGCTGCGCTGTTCCTCGGTATTGAGCTTATCTCTCTGCCGCTGTTCGGTCTGATTGGTTACGCCTTCCGTCAGAAACGTTCTCTGGAAGCGAGCATCAAGTACACCATTCTGTCTGCTGCCGCGTCGTCTTTCCTGCTGTTTGGTATCGCGCTGCTGTACGCACAGTCCGGAAACCTCTCTTTCATGGCGCTCGGCAAGAGCCTCGGCGACGGTATGCTGCACGAACCGCTGCTGCTGGCGGGTCTGGGCATGATGATTGTTGGCCTTGGCTTTAAACTCTCTCTGGTTCCGTTCCACCTGTGGACGCCAGACGTCTACCAGGGCGCGCCTGCTCCAGTCTCAACCTTCCTGGCGACGGCGAGCAAAATCGCTATCTTCGGGGTGGTGATGCGTCTGTTCCTGTATGCGCCGGTGGGTGACAGTGAAGCGGTTCGTGTGGTGCTGGGTATCATCGCGTTTGCTTCCATCATCTTCGGTAACCTGATGGCGCTGAGCCAGACCAATATTAAACGTCTGCTGGGCTACTCATCTATCTCCCATCTGGGCTACCTGATGGTGGCACTGATTGCGCTGCAGAGCGGTGAGATGTCGATGGAGACCGTCGGTGTTTACCTGGCCGGTTACCTGTTCAGCAGCCTCGGCGCGTTCGGCGTGGTGAGCCTGATGTCCAGCCCGTACCGTGGTCCGGATGCAGATTCTCTGTTCTCCTACCGTGGTCTGTTCTGGCACCGTCCGATTCTGTCCGCCGTTATGACAGTAATGATGCTCTCTCTGGCGGGTATTCCGATGACGCTGGGCTTTATCGGTAAGTTCTACGTGCTGGCAGTGGGTGTGCAGGCACACCTGTGGTGGCTGACGGCGGGCGTGGTGATCGGCTCTGCAATCGGTCTCTACTACTACCTGCGTGTGGCCGTGAGTCTGTATCTGAGTGCACCTCAGCAGCTGAACCGCGATGCGCCGCGTAACTGGCAGTACAGCGCCGGTGGTATCGTGGTACTGATCTCCGCGCTGCTGGTACTGATCTTCGGTATCTATCCACAGCCGCTGATCACCATCGTGCAGCACGCGATGCCGCTGATGTAA
- the nuoM gene encoding NADH-quinone oxidoreductase subunit M: protein MLLPWLILIPFIGGFLCWQTERFGVKMPRWIALITMGLTLALGLQLWLQGGYSLTQSAGIPQWQSEFILPWIPRFGITIHLAIDGLSLLMVVLTGLLGVLAVLCSWREIEKYQGFFHLNLMWILGGVIGVFLAIDMFLFFFFWEMMLVPMYFLIALWGHKASDGKTRITAATKFFIYTQASGLVMLIAILALVFVHHTATGIWTFNYEDLLKTPMSHGVEYLLMLGFFIAFAVKMPVVPLHGWLPDAHSQAPTAGSVDLAGILLKTAAYGLLRFALPLFPNASAEFAPIAMWLGVIGIFYGAWMAFTQYDIKRLIAYTSVSHMGFVLIAIYTGSQLAYQGAVIQMIAHGLSAAGLFILCGQLYERLHTRDMRMMGGLWSKIKWLPALSMFFAVATLGMPGTGNFVGEFMILFGSFKVVPVITVISTFGLVFASVYSLAMLHRAYFGKAKSEIAAKELPGMSLRELFIILLLVVLLVLLGFFPQPILDTSHSAMGNIQQWFVNSASTTRP from the coding sequence ATGTTACTACCCTGGCTAATATTAATTCCCTTCATCGGCGGCTTCCTGTGCTGGCAGACTGAACGCTTTGGCGTGAAGATGCCGCGCTGGATCGCGCTGATCACCATGGGATTGACGCTCGCGCTTGGTCTGCAACTGTGGTTGCAGGGTGGCTACTCTCTGACGCAGTCTGCGGGGATTCCGCAGTGGCAGTCTGAATTTATTCTGCCGTGGATCCCGCGTTTTGGGATAACCATTCACCTGGCTATCGACGGTCTGTCGCTGCTGATGGTGGTGCTGACGGGTCTGCTCGGCGTTCTGGCGGTACTGTGCTCCTGGCGAGAAATTGAAAAATACCAGGGCTTCTTCCACCTGAACCTGATGTGGATCCTGGGCGGCGTTATCGGCGTGTTCCTTGCCATCGACATGTTCCTGTTCTTCTTCTTCTGGGAGATGATGCTGGTGCCGATGTACTTCCTGATCGCGCTGTGGGGCCATAAGGCGTCCGACGGTAAAACGCGTATCACGGCGGCAACCAAGTTCTTCATCTATACCCAGGCGAGCGGTCTGGTGATGTTGATTGCGATTCTGGCGCTGGTGTTTGTTCACCATACCGCGACCGGTATCTGGACCTTCAACTATGAAGACCTGCTGAAGACCCCGATGTCTCACGGTGTGGAATACCTGCTGATGCTGGGCTTCTTCATTGCCTTCGCGGTGAAAATGCCGGTGGTTCCCCTGCACGGCTGGCTGCCAGACGCGCACTCACAGGCGCCAACGGCGGGTTCCGTTGACCTGGCGGGGATCTTGCTGAAAACCGCGGCCTACGGTCTGCTGCGTTTCGCTCTGCCGCTGTTCCCGAATGCGTCCGCTGAGTTCGCGCCAATTGCGATGTGGCTCGGTGTGATCGGTATCTTCTACGGTGCCTGGATGGCCTTCACGCAGTACGACATTAAACGTCTGATTGCGTACACCTCCGTTTCCCACATGGGCTTTGTACTGATTGCCATCTACACCGGCAGCCAGCTGGCTTACCAGGGTGCGGTTATCCAGATGATTGCGCACGGTCTGTCCGCAGCCGGTCTCTTCATCCTGTGTGGTCAGCTGTACGAACGTCTTCACACCCGTGACATGCGTATGATGGGCGGTCTGTGGAGCAAAATTAAATGGCTGCCAGCGCTCTCTATGTTCTTCGCGGTGGCCACGCTGGGTATGCCAGGCACCGGTAACTTCGTCGGCGAATTTATGATTCTGTTCGGCAGCTTCAAAGTGGTGCCGGTCATTACCGTGATCTCCACCTTTGGTCTGGTGTTCGCTTCCGTTTACTCGCTGGCGATGCTGCACCGCGCTTACTTCGGTAAAGCGAAGAGCGAAATTGCTGCAAAAGAACTGCCGGGGATGTCGCTGCGTGAGCTGTTCATCATCCTGCTGCTGGTCGTACTGCTGGTGCTGTTGGGCTTCTTCCCGCAGCCAATTCTGGATACCTCGCACTCCGCGATGGGGAATATCCAGCAGTGGTTTGTTAATTCTGCTTCTACTACAAGGCCGTAA
- the nuoL gene encoding NADH-quinone oxidoreductase subunit L produces the protein MNMLALTIIFPLIGFVLLAFSRGRWSENLSATVGMGSVGLAALVTAYAGIDFFNNGRQAFSVPLWTWMSVGDFNIGFNLVLDGLSLTMLSVVTGVGFLIHMFASWYMRGEEGYSRFFAYTNLFIASMVVLVLADNLLLMYLGWEGVGLCSYLLIGFYYTDPKNGAAAMKAFVVTRVGDVFLAFALFILYNELGTLNFREMVELAPAHFAAGNDMLWWATLMLLGGAVGKSAQLPLQTWLADAMAGPTPVSALIHAATMVTAGVYLIARTHGLFLMTPEILHLVGIVGAVTLVLAGFAALVQTDIKRVLAYSTMSQIGYMFLALGVQAWDAAIFHLMTHAFFKALLFLSSGSVILACHHEQNIFKMGGLRKSIPLVYVCFLVGGAALAALPLITAGFFSKDEILAGAMANGHINLMVAGLVGAFMTSLYTFRMIFIVFHGKEQIHAHAGKGITHHLPLIVLLVLSTFVGALIVPPLQGVLPDTTELEHGRVLTLEITSGVVAIAGILIAAWLWLGKRTLVTAVANSAPGRLLGTWWYNAWGFDWLYDMIFVKPFLGIAWLLKRDPLNSLMNIPAILSRFAGKGLLFSENGYLRWYVASMSIGAVVVLALLMVLR, from the coding sequence ATGAACATGCTTGCCTTAACCATTATTTTTCCGCTGATTGGCTTCGTGCTGCTGGCGTTTTCTCGTGGCCGCTGGTCTGAGAATCTGTCCGCCACCGTCGGCATGGGCTCTGTGGGTCTGGCTGCGCTGGTGACAGCGTATGCGGGTATCGACTTCTTTAATAACGGGCGTCAGGCCTTCAGCGTACCGCTGTGGACCTGGATGTCGGTCGGTGATTTCAACATCGGTTTCAACCTGGTGCTGGATGGTCTCTCTCTGACCATGCTCTCCGTGGTGACCGGCGTGGGCTTCCTGATCCACATGTTTGCCTCCTGGTATATGCGCGGTGAAGAGGGTTACTCCCGCTTCTTCGCCTACACCAACCTGTTTATCGCGAGCATGGTTGTTCTGGTGCTGGCCGATAACCTGCTGTTGATGTATCTCGGCTGGGAAGGCGTGGGTCTCTGCTCTTATCTGCTGATCGGCTTCTACTATACCGATCCGAAGAATGGCGCAGCGGCCATGAAAGCGTTTGTCGTGACCCGTGTGGGTGACGTCTTCCTCGCCTTCGCGCTGTTCATTCTCTACAACGAACTGGGCACGCTGAATTTCCGCGAAATGGTGGAACTGGCGCCAGCGCACTTCGCTGCCGGCAATGACATGCTGTGGTGGGCAACGCTGATGCTGCTGGGTGGTGCCGTGGGTAAATCCGCGCAGCTGCCGTTGCAGACATGGCTGGCCGACGCGATGGCAGGTCCAACGCCTGTCTCCGCGCTGATCCACGCCGCAACCATGGTTACCGCTGGGGTCTACCTGATTGCGCGTACGCATGGTCTGTTCCTGATGACGCCGGAAATTCTGCATCTGGTGGGTATCGTTGGTGCGGTAACGCTGGTGCTGGCAGGCTTTGCCGCGCTGGTGCAAACCGACATCAAACGCGTTCTCGCGTACTCCACCATGAGCCAGATTGGTTATATGTTCCTGGCACTGGGTGTTCAGGCATGGGACGCAGCCATTTTCCACCTGATGACGCACGCGTTCTTTAAAGCGCTGCTGTTCCTCTCATCCGGTTCCGTGATTCTGGCCTGCCACCACGAGCAGAATATCTTCAAGATGGGCGGACTGCGTAAGTCCATTCCGCTGGTTTATGTCTGCTTCCTGGTGGGCGGCGCGGCGCTGGCGGCACTGCCGCTGATTACCGCGGGCTTCTTCAGTAAGGACGAAATCCTTGCCGGTGCCATGGCGAATGGTCATATCAATCTGATGGTTGCGGGTCTGGTCGGTGCGTTCATGACCTCCCTGTATACCTTCCGTATGATTTTCATCGTATTCCACGGTAAAGAACAAATTCACGCTCACGCAGGGAAGGGGATTACTCATCACCTGCCGCTGATTGTGCTGCTGGTACTCTCCACCTTCGTTGGCGCACTGATTGTGCCACCGCTGCAGGGCGTACTGCCGGACACCACCGAGCTTGAGCACGGTCGCGTTCTGACGCTTGAAATCACCTCGGGTGTGGTCGCTATCGCGGGCATCCTGATCGCAGCATGGCTGTGGCTGGGCAAACGTACGCTGGTGACTGCCGTTGCCAACAGTGCGCCAGGCCGCCTGCTGGGGACCTGGTGGTACAACGCGTGGGGCTTCGACTGGCTGTACGACATGATCTTCGTCAAGCCGTTCCTGGGCATTGCGTGGCTGCTGAAACGCGATCCGCTGAACTCCCTGATGAATATCCCGGCGATCCTTTCCCGCTTTGCAGGTAAAGGCCTGCTGTTCAGCGAGAACGGTTACCTGCGCTGGTATGTGGCGTCCATGAGCATCGGTGCGGTTGTCGTGCTGGCGCTGCTGATGGTGTTGCGTTGA
- the nuoK gene encoding NADH-quinone oxidoreductase subunit NuoK, translating to MIPLTHGLILAAILFVLGLTGLVIRRNLLFMLIGLEIMINASALAFVVAGSYWGQTDGQVMYILAISLAAAEASIGLALLLQLHRRRQNLNIDSVSELRG from the coding sequence ATGATCCCCTTAACACATGGACTGATCCTCGCTGCGATTTTATTCGTTCTGGGCTTAACCGGTCTGGTTATCCGCCGCAATCTGCTGTTTATGCTGATCGGTCTGGAAATCATGATTAACGCCTCCGCGCTGGCCTTCGTGGTCGCCGGAAGCTACTGGGGCCAGACCGATGGTCAGGTGATGTACATTCTCGCCATCAGCCTCGCGGCTGCCGAAGCGAGTATTGGCCTGGCGCTGTTACTGCAGCTCCATCGTCGCCGCCAGAACCTGAACATCGATTCAGTAAGTGAGTTGCGTGGATGA
- the nuoJ gene encoding NADH-quinone oxidoreductase subunit J yields the protein MEFAFYICGLIAILATLRVITHTNPVHALLYLIISLLAISGVFFALGAHFAGALEIIVYAGAIMVLFVFVVMMLNLGGSEIEQERQWLKPQVWIGPAILSAIMLVVIVYAILGVNDQGIDGTPIGAKEVGITLFGPYVLAVELASMLLLAGLVVAFHVGREERAGELLSNRTDDRAKRKTEERA from the coding sequence ATGGAATTCGCTTTTTATATCTGTGGCCTTATCGCCATCCTGGCTACGCTGCGAGTGATTACGCACACCAATCCGGTGCATGCGCTGCTGTACTTAATTATCTCGCTGCTGGCTATTTCCGGGGTGTTCTTTGCGCTGGGCGCGCACTTTGCTGGTGCGCTGGAGATCATCGTCTACGCCGGGGCCATCATGGTGCTGTTCGTCTTCGTGGTGATGATGCTGAACCTGGGCGGCTCTGAAATTGAGCAGGAACGTCAGTGGTTAAAACCGCAGGTCTGGATTGGCCCGGCGATCCTGTCGGCCATCATGCTGGTGGTCATTGTTTACGCCATTCTGGGCGTGAATGATCAGGGCATCGACGGCACGCCAATCGGCGCTAAAGAGGTGGGTATTACGCTGTTTGGCCCATACGTCCTGGCGGTTGAACTGGCCTCTATGCTGCTGCTGGCGGGCCTGGTTGTTGCCTTCCACGTTGGCCGCGAAGAGCGTGCTGGTGAGTTGCTGAGCAACCGCACTGACGACCGCGCGAAAAGAAAAACGGAGGAACGCGCATGA
- the nuoI gene encoding NADH-quinone oxidoreductase subunit NuoI, which produces MTLKELLVGFGTQVRSIWMIGLHAFAKRETRMYPEEPVYLPPRYRGRIVLTRDPDGSERCVACNLCAVACPVGCISLQKAETVDGRWYPEFFRINFSRCIFCGLCEEACPTTAIQLTPDFELGEYKRQDLVYEKEDLLISGPGKYPEYNFYRMAGMAIDGKDKGEAENEAKPIDVKSLLP; this is translated from the coding sequence ATGACCTTAAAAGAATTATTGGTAGGTTTCGGCACTCAGGTACGCAGTATCTGGATGATCGGCCTGCACGCGTTTGCCAAACGCGAAACCCGGATGTACCCGGAAGAGCCGGTATATCTGCCGCCGCGCTACCGTGGCCGTATCGTGCTGACGCGCGATCCGGACGGTTCAGAGCGCTGCGTTGCCTGTAACCTGTGTGCGGTAGCGTGTCCGGTGGGCTGTATCTCTCTGCAGAAAGCAGAGACGGTAGATGGCCGCTGGTATCCTGAGTTCTTCCGCATCAACTTCTCACGCTGCATTTTCTGCGGTCTGTGTGAAGAAGCGTGCCCAACCACGGCGATTCAGCTGACCCCGGACTTCGAACTGGGTGAGTATAAGCGTCAGGACCTGGTGTACGAGAAAGAGGATCTGCTGATTTCCGGTCCGGGCAAATACCCGGAATATAACTTCTACCGGATGGCGGGTATGGCAATCGACGGCAAAGATAAGGGCGAAGCAGAGAACGAAGCTAAGCCTATCGACGTCAAGAGCCTGTTACCGTAA
- the nuoH gene encoding NADH-quinone oxidoreductase subunit NuoH produces the protein MSWLTPDLIDILLSILKAIVILLVVVTCGAFMSFGERRLLGLFQNRYGPNRVGWGGSLQLVADMIKMFFKEDWIPRFSDRVIFTLAPMIAFTSLLLAFAIVPVSPTWVVADLNIGILFFLMMAGLAVYAVLFAGWSSNNKYSLLGAMRASAQTLSYEVFLGLSLMGVVAQAGSFNMTDIVNNQADIWNVIPQFFGFITFAIAGVAVCHRHPFDQPEAEQELADGYHIEYSGMKFGLFFVGEYIGIVTISALMVTLFFGGWHGPFLPPFIWFALKTAFFMMMFILIRAALPRPRYDQVMSFGWKVCLPLTLINLLVTAAVILWQQP, from the coding sequence ATGAGTTGGTTAACGCCGGATCTTATCGACATCCTGCTGAGCATTCTGAAAGCGATAGTTATCCTGCTGGTGGTCGTCACCTGCGGCGCGTTCATGAGCTTTGGTGAACGTCGTCTGCTCGGTCTGTTCCAGAACCGTTACGGACCGAACCGCGTGGGCTGGGGTGGTTCACTCCAGCTGGTAGCGGACATGATCAAGATGTTCTTTAAAGAGGACTGGATCCCGCGCTTCTCTGACCGTGTGATCTTTACTCTGGCACCGATGATCGCCTTTACCTCGCTGCTGCTGGCGTTCGCGATTGTTCCTGTCAGCCCGACCTGGGTGGTGGCTGACCTGAACATCGGCATTCTGTTCTTCCTGATGATGGCAGGCCTCGCCGTGTATGCGGTGCTGTTCGCGGGCTGGTCCAGTAACAACAAATACTCCCTGCTGGGTGCGATGCGTGCTTCTGCGCAGACGCTGAGCTACGAAGTATTCCTGGGGCTTTCCCTGATGGGTGTGGTGGCGCAAGCCGGTTCATTCAACATGACCGACATCGTCAACAACCAGGCTGACATCTGGAACGTTATCCCGCAGTTCTTTGGTTTTATTACCTTTGCTATCGCGGGCGTGGCGGTGTGTCACCGTCACCCGTTTGACCAGCCAGAAGCCGAACAGGAACTGGCCGACGGTTACCACATCGAATATTCCGGTATGAAATTCGGTCTGTTCTTCGTGGGCGAGTACATCGGTATTGTCACCATTTCCGCGTTGATGGTAACGCTGTTCTTTGGTGGCTGGCATGGCCCGTTCTTACCGCCGTTCATCTGGTTCGCGCTGAAAACCGCGTTCTTCATGATGATGTTCATTTTGATTCGCGCAGCGTTACCGCGTCCGCGTTATGACCAGGTAATGTCCTTCGGCTGGAAAGTGTGCCTGCCGCTGACGCTCATCAACTTGCTGGTAACGGCGGCTGTCATTCTCTGGCAGCAGCCATAA